One window of the Colletotrichum destructivum chromosome 6, complete sequence genome contains the following:
- a CDS encoding Putative small ribosomal subunit protein uS10 yields the protein MSYNKDKDFGEAPKTHKIRITLSSRKVQSLEKVSAELIERAKSKDLRVSGPVRLPTKTLKITTRKTPCGEGSKTWDCFEMRIHKRLIDLNAPTEIVKQIIINIEAGVEVEVTIAA from the exons ATGTCTTacaacaaggacaaggactTCGGCGAGGCGCCCAAGACGCACAAGATCCGCATCACCCTCTCCTCCCGCAAGGTCCAGTCCCTCGAGAAGGTGTCGGCCGAGCTCATCGAGCGCGCCAAGTCCAAGGACCTCCGCGTCTCCGGCCCCGTCCGTCTGCCCACCAAGACCCTCAAGATCACCACCCGCAAGACCCCCTGCGGTGAGGGTTCCAAGACCTGGGACTGCTTCGAGATGCGCATCCACAAGCGCCTCATTGA CCTCAACGCCCCCACCGAGATTGTCAAGcagatcatcatcaacatcgaggccggtgtcgaggtcgaggtcacCATCGCCGCATAA
- a CDS encoding Putative glycoside hydrolase, family 5, glycoside hydrolase superfamily has product MKLLASLLAVAGTVAPLCAAAALPQARQTSWPNGPFTTNGRWQQDASGNNVNFAGTNWPGHGEVMVPEGLQYNSVEEVVSKIKSLGMNAIRLTFAIELVDQIYANGGEDVDLRTAFVEGLGETNGTAVLARVLERNPSFTEATTRLQVYDAIAAECARQEIYILLDNHMSKGKWCCSGNDGNTWWGDREFDAANWVRGLAYMAEHGKSWPALVAMSLRNELRQATDNPELVAASYHWQDWYKYIQQGTDAVNGANPDVLIYLSGLNYDTTVAPVFRGTALTPGNGTFSRADFDGYADKLVLEIHNYEGSIGSCASLRYNLYNRGFQAMNATDPATADVFPVALTEFGFNMNDATYQGVYSTCLAEYLPEARASFFIWVLVGSYYTRQGTQNFDESWGLLNVDWSAWRNPAYVEEQLKPMVAGVIG; this is encoded by the exons ATGAAGCTTCTCGCCTCCctgctggccgtcgccggcaccgtcgcgcccctctgcgccgccgccgcccttcccCAGGCCCGACAGACGAGCTGGCCCAACGGGCCCTTCACGACCAACGGCCGCTGGCAGCAGGACGCCTCGGGCAACAACGTCAACTTCGCCGGCACCAACTGGCCAGGCCACGGCGAGGTCATGGTGCCCGAGGGCCTGCAGTACAActcggtcgaggaggtcgtcaGCAAGATCAAGAGCCTCGGCATGAACGCTATCCGGCTGACCTTCGCCATCGAGCTCGTGGACCAGATCTacgccaacggcggcgaagacgtcgaccTGCGCAccgccttcgtcgagggGCTCGGCGAGaccaacggcaccgccgtgctcgcGCGCGTGCTCGAGCGGAACCCGTCCTTCACCGAGGCCACGACCCGGCTGCAGGTCtacgacgccatcgccgccgagtgCGCGCGCCAAGAAATCTACATCCTGCTCGACAACCACATGTCCAAGGGCAAGTGGTGCTGCTccggcaacgacggcaacACCTGGTGGGGGGACCGCgagttcgacgccgccaactGGGTGCGCGGCCTGGCCTACATGGCCGAGCAT GGCAAGTCATGGCCGGCGCTCGTCGCCATGTCCCTCCGTAACGAGCTCCGTCAGGCCACCGACAACccggagctcgtcgccgcctcgtaCCACTGGCAGGACTGGTACAAGTACATCCAGCAGGgcaccgacgccgtcaacggcgcgAACCCGGACGTGCTCATCTACCTCTCGGGCCTCAACTACGACACGACAGTGGCACCCGTGTTCCGCGGCACGGCGCTGACGCCGGGCAACGGGACCTTCTCGCGGGCCGACTTCGACGGCTACGCCGACAAGCTCGTGCTCGAGATCCACAACTACGAGGGCAGCATCGGCAGCTGCGCGAGCCTGCGGTACAACCTGTACAACCGGGGCTTCCAGGCGATGAACGCGACggacccggcgacggccgacgTGTTCCCCGTCGCGCTGACCGAGTTCGGGTTCAACATGAACGACGCCACGTACCAGGGCGTCTACTCGACGTGCCTGGCCGAGTACCTGCCCGAGGCGCGCGCGAGCTTCTTCATCTGGGTGCTGGTCGGCAGCTACTACACCCGCCAGGGTACGCAGAACTTTGACGAGTCGTGGGGCCTGCTCAACGTCGACTGGTCCGCCTGGCGGAACCCGGCGtacgtcgaggagcagctgaAGCCTATGGTTGCAGGTGTCATTGGATGA
- a CDS encoding Putative Zinc finger, CCCH-type — protein MVVCKFYEQGNCRYGQNCRFEHPRSQSNNRYAAFGQTSGGGGGFNRGGSDALPYQLSREAIEKDLTSEAPQWILSAYGPGRDAPEQLFGGPMREQSFEEMRLLHLMATAAGNPQQALSQAQEVYQQAQQQMKTAVDNLDGAIQFIVSADQKHPNRIDICKQGTQPGGTTGVFAVGRRTTNSLGQQNPFSSNSSSATTSNPFGSNQPASSPFGGASNTAAASGSAFGQPSQPGSTGSAFGQASSLGQKPNPFGSPAFGQPSQPSQSGGSAFGQPSQPSSAFGAPSQSSAPAFGQPSQPTSAFGQPSALGGGTSAFGQASSLGQKPSPFGAPAFGQSAQPGGGTTGSAFGQPSQPGSTGSAFGQASSLGQKPNPFGGAASGASPFASAAAGGNTASPFGQPSQNTASPSPFGQAAQNPAQSASPFGGPAQSSASPFGQPSQTAAPSAFGQPSQTASASPFGQPAQTQPAANSPFGAKPDAQPSAFGSVSMVAQPTQPAQPTGAFGQPAQLGQKPNPFGQNSASPFGQPAGGQGGGGGGVAAANPFGTQPAAPAAQQAPGAPGSGPYPPGSSRQHPPVSSYSAKGMDGRLSNWKGKPVTYQNNLPGVRAFNGAWTRIWFPDGPPNYYKDTELPDEAYDDGSRQQWQAFAQTGKFEGLMPELPPKREFCLWDL, from the exons ATGGTGGTCTGCAAGTTCTACGAACAGGGGAACTGCAGGTATGGAC AAAACTGCCGGTTCGAGCACCCGAGATCACAATCGAACAATCGCTATGCCGCCTTTGGCCAGACTtcgggaggaggaggaggattcAATCGTGGCGGCAGCGATG CGCTGCCATATCAGCTATCGAGAGAGGCCATTGAGAAGGACCTGACGTCTGAGGCGCCGCAATGGATCTTGTCAGCCTACGGACCAGGTAGGGATGCGCCGGAGCAGCTCTTTGGAGGCCCCATGCGCGAGCAGAGTTTCGAAGAGATGAGGCTCCTTCACCTcatggccacggccgcggGAAACCCCCAGCAAGCG CTCAGCCAAGCGCAGGAGGTATACCAGCAAGCACAGCAGCAGATGAAGACGGCCGTCGATAATCTCGACGGCGCCATACAGTTCATTGTCTCGGCCGACCAGAAGCACCCCAACAGGATAGATATCTGCAAGCAAGGGACACAACCGGGTGGCACGACAGGGGTGTTTGCAGTCGGAAGGAGGACAACCAATTCCCTCGGCCAGCAGAACCCCTTCTCGTCCAACTCATCCTCCGCCACGACGTCAAACCCATTCGGCAGTAACCAGCCAGCCTCGTCGCCGTTTGGTGGCGCCTCCAACACCGCAGCGGCGTCGGGAAGCGCCTTCGGTCAGCCATCGCAGCCTGGTAGTACCGGCAGCGCATTTGGCCAAGCGAGCTCGCTGGGGCAGAAGCCGAACCCCTTTGGCTCGCCTGCCTTTGGCCAGCCTTCGCAGCCGTCGCAATCCGGTGGATCGGCCTTTGGCCAGCCATCACAACCTTCCTCGGCATTTGGTGCCCCGAGCCAGAGCTCGGCTCCGGCTTTTGGGCAACCGTCCCAGCCCACGTCTGCGTTCGGACAACCCAGCGCGCTCGGGGGTGGCACATCAGCTTTCGGTCAAGCGTCATCCTTGGGCCAGAAGCCGAGCCCTTTTGGAGCGCCTGCCTTTGGGCAGTCTGCGCaacccggcggcggcaccaccgGCAGCGCGTTCGGCCAGCCATCGCAGCCTGGTAGTACAGGCAGCGCATTTGGCCAAGCGAGCTCGCTGGGGCAGAAGCCGAACCCCTTTGGCGGCGCGGCAAGCGGAGCCAGTCCCTTTgcgagcgccgccgccggtggtaACACAGCCAGTCCTTTTGGTCAGCCGTCGCAGAACACGGCCAGCCCCAGCCCATTTGGCCAAGCAGCGCAAAACCCCGCGCAGAGTGCCAGTCCGTTTGGCGGCCCCGCGCAATCGAGCGCGAGTCCGTTCGGACAGCCGTCGCAGACAGCGGCACCTAGTGCTTTCGGGCAGCCGTCTcagacggcgtcggccagccCGTTTGGCCAACCAGCTCAGACTcagccggcggcgaacaGTCCCTTTGGCGCGAAGCCAGACGCCCAGCCCAGCGCATTCGGATCTGTGTCGATGGTGGCTCAGCCAACACAGCCTGCGCAACCAACCGGTGCTTTTGGCCAGCCGGCCCAGCTCGGTCAGAAACCCAACCCGTTCGGCCAGAATAGCGCATCGCCCTTTGGCCAGCCTGcgggcggccagggcgggggagggggaggagtaGCAGCAGCGAATCCGTTCGGCACccagcccgccgcgccggccgcccaACAAGCGCCGGGGGCGCCTGGGAGCGGACCGTACCCACCGGGGAGCTCCAGGCAGCACCCGCCTGTGTCAAGCTACAGTGCCAAGGGCATGGACGGGCGGCTGTCTAACTGGAAGGGCAAGCCCGTCACGTACCAGAACAACCTGCCCGGGGTGCGGGCGTTCAACGGCGCGTGGACGAGGATCTGGTTCCCCGACGGCCCGCCCAACTACTACAAAGACACGGAGCTGCCGGACGAGGCGTACGACGACGGGTCGAGGCAACAGTGGCAGGCGTTTGCGCAGACGGGCAAGTTCGAGGGGCTGATGCCTGAGTTGCCGCCAAAGCGGGAGTTTTGCCTCTGGGATCTGTAA